Genomic segment of Microbacterium sp. BH-3-3-3:
GCGGGGCGCTCCCTGCCCGAGTACCGCGAGCTGCGCGTGGGCACCCGCATGCTCGACGCGTGCCTCACCCCGCACCTCGCGGCCGAGATCACGCTGCAGCCCATCCGCCGGCACGACGTGGACGCCGCCATCTTCTTCAGCGACATCGTCGTGCCCCTGCGGCTCGCGGGCGTCGACGTCGTCATCGAGCCGGGCCGCGGGCCGGTGTTCGCCGATCCGGTGCGCACGGCCGACGACGTGGCGCGCATCACGGCGATCGACCCGGCCGAGGTGGCCTCCGCGGCGGAGCCCGTGCGCGAGGCCGTGCGCCTGGTCACCGCCGAGCTCGACGACGCGGTGCCCCTGATCGGTTTCGCGGGGGCGCCCTTCACCCTCGCCGCCTATCTGGTCGAGGGCGGTCCGTCGAAGGAGCACCTGCGGGCCCGCGGGATGATGCACGCCGACCCGGCGTCGTGGCACCGCCTGGCCGGCTGGCTCTCGAAAGTCTCACGCGCCTTCCTCGACGCGCAGATCGACGGGGGCGCGCAGGCCGTGCAGCTGTTCGACTCGTGGGCCGGATCGCTCTCGCCGGCCACGTTCCGCGAGTTCATCGCCCCGCACTCGCACGCGGCGCTCGAGGGCATCGACGTGCCGCGCATCCACTTCGGCGTGGGCACCGGAGCCTTCCTCGACGACATGCGCCTCGGCGGGCTCGCCGACGCGGTCGGCGTCGACTGGCGCATGCCGCTCGACGAGGCGGCGGCTCTGGTCGGTCCCGACGTGACCCTGCAGGGCAACATCGACCCGGCACTGCTCGGCGCGCCCTGGCCGGTGCTGGCCGCGCACGTCGACGACGTGCTGGCCCGCGGCCGCGCGGCCCGCGCGCACGTGCTCAACCTCGGCCACGGCGTGCCCCCCGACACCGATCCCGAGGTGCTGACGCGCATCGTCGCCCGCGCGCACGGCGCAGACGCGTGAGCGAGCCCCTCGAGCGGCTGGCGCGTCACGCGCACGAGACGCACGTGGTCGTCGTGGGCGGGGGAGTGTCGGGTCTCGTCGCCGCGCGGGAGTGCGCCAAGGTCGGCCTGCGGGTCACGGTGCTCGAGGCGTCCGACGCGGTGGGCGGTGTCGTGCGTTCCGCCGAGGTCGGCGGCGTCACCCTCGACGTGGGGGCCGAGAGCTTCGCGACGCGCGGCGGCATCGTGCGCGAGCTCCTCGACGACCTCGGCCTCGCCGACGACATCGTGTCGCCGAATCCGGCCGGCGCGTGGGTGGTCGGCGTGCCGGGCGTCGGGGCGGCCCCGCTGCCGAAGGGCGGGGTGCTCGGCATCCCCGACAATCCCTGGGCGCCCGACGTGCGCCGTGTCATCGGATGGTCGGGAGCGTGGCGCGCCTACGTCGACCGCCTGCGGCCCCCGCTCACCATCGGGCACCAGCACAGCCTCGGCAAGCTCGTGCGCTCGCGTCTCGGCGCGCGCGTGCTCGACCGCCTCGTCGCCCCCGTCACGAGCGGGGTGTACTCCGCCCGCCCCGACGACATCGACGTCGACCTGGCCGCCCCGGGCCTGAACGCCGCCCTCACCCGCGTCGGCTCGCTCACCGGCGCCGTCGCCGACCTGCGGGCGCGTCGTTCGGCTCCGCGGCCCGCCGATGCTCCGGCATCCGATGTCCCCGTCGCCACCGGTCCCGCGTCGAAGACCGCGGCGCCCGGCGGGGCGGTCGAGGGGATCGCGGGCGGCATGTCGCGCCTCGTCGACGCGCTCGTCGATCAGCTCGTCGAGCGCGGGGTCGAGCTGCGCACCGGCGTCGCCGCCGAGCGTCTCGACCCGCGCGACGGCGGCGAATGGACCGTGGCGACCTCGGCCGACGATGAGCCCCTCCACGCGCACGCCGTGATCGTGGCGCTTCCCGAGGGCGCCGCCCGCGCCCTGCTCGCCCCGGTCGTCCCGGGTCTCGACCTGGGCGACCCCGTGGCGCCGGTGGTCGAGGTCGTCACCCTCGTCGTGCACGCGCCCGAACTCGATCGCGCGCCGCGCGGCACCGGCGTGCTGACCGTGCCCGGCAGCCACATCGCCAAAGCGCTCACCCACTCGAGTGCGAAGTGGGACTGGGTGCGGGATGCCACCGAGCCCGGCGTCCACGTCGTGCGGGTCTCGTTCGGAGCACAGGGTGAAGAGCCCGCCACCTCCGCCCTCGACGGCGATGCCGCCGCCGCCCTCGCCCTCTCGGAGGCCGCCGCCCTGCTCGGCGTCGAGCTGCCGGCCTCGACCCTGCGTGCCGCGCACCGGGTGCGCTACGTGCAGTCGCAGCCGGCGGCGACCATCGGGCGGGCCGCCGAGACGGCCGCCGCGCGCGGGGCGATCCGCGCCGTCGCCGGGCTCGGGGCCACGGGCGCCTGGATCTCGGGCACCGGGCTGGCGCAGGTGATCCCCGATGCGCGCGACGAGGCCGACCGTGTGCGCAGCGACGCGCTCTGGCGACACTGACGGGCGCCGTTCTTCGTCATCCGCCGCCGTGTGTCAAGGGTGGATGCCGTAATGGGAATACATGGCTACTGTGAGAGTCGACCAGCACTCGTTCGAGCGTGAGGAGACCCCATGAGGGGCAAAGCAGCACTCGTCGTCGGACTCGTGGCGGGCTACGTGCTCGGTGCACGCGCAGGCCGCGACCGGTACGAGCAGATCAAGACGCAGGCCGAGAAGGTCTGGGACCAGCCCGTCGTCCAGGGACAGGTCGAGAAGGTCAAGGCGTTCGGCGTCTCGGCCCTCAAGTCCGTCCCCGGTGTGGTGTGGAAGGGCGCGAAGTCGGTCACCGGCGCCGCGACCCAGTCCGGCACCGCCCAGGAGCGCGCGGAGCGCGCCACGCGGGCGGCGAAGCAGTCGGCCTCCGAGGTCGCCGACGTCGTCGAGGATTCCGTCGACGACGCCAAGGAAGCCGAGAAGGCCGCGACCACGCGTGCACGCGCGTCCAAGAGCGGCTCCACCTCGTCCGGGAGCTGAGGCATGACCACTCCTCGCGGATTCCGCGATCGTTCCGACGACAGCCTGTTCACTCTGGTCGGCGACATCCCCGAGCTCGTGCGCAACCTCGTCGTCGCCGAGATCAACGGCGCCAAGGCGTGGGCGCAGCGCACGGCCAAAGACGCCGGGATCGGCGCCGGCTGGTTCGTCGGCGCGCTCATCGTGCTGTTCTGGGCCGTGCCGGTGTTCTTCGCGTTCGTCATCGCGGGACTGTCGTCGTGGTGGCCGGTCTGGCTCTCGGCGATCGTCGTGTTCGGCGTGATGATCGTCATCACCGCGATCCTGGCTCTGTTGGGTTACCTGCGCTTCAAGAAGCTGTCGAAGCGCGAGAACCCCGGCGAAGCGATCGCCGAAGACGTCCGCATCGTCAAGGAGGCCCGCGATGAGTATTGATCGTCCCGTTCCCGTGCCCCGCACCGCCGTGCCACTGGGGATCACCGATCCCGTCCAGTCGGCCCGCGCCGAGTTGAAGGCCGCCCTGGCCGCCCTCGAAGACAAGGCGAACATCCCGCGCCGCGCGAGCGAGGCCGTCGACGACAAGGTCCGTGAGGTGCGCGAGAGCGCGCAGCGCAATCCCGCCGCGGCGGCCGCCGTCGTCGCGGGGGTCGCGAGCCTCGTCGGCCTGGCGGTCTGGAGCATCGTCCGCGCCTACACGCGCTGACGCTCATCGAAGCGGCCCGTCCCCGTCGGGGCGGGCCGCTTCGTCGTTCACAGGGTGACCGGCTCGAGCGCCGATCCGAGTCCGTCTACGGCTCGTTCGCGAACAACCCGTCCAGAAGATCCTGGAAGTACTCCGGCGTCACCGCGATCGGACCGGCGTACGCGTGGTCGAACCCGGCGATGGCGTACAGCAGCAGGGCGACGAACAGCGCCAGCATCCCCGACATCAGCAGGTGCACGCGCAGGTTCCGCACCTCGATCAGCCCGATGAGGATGGCGTTGAGCACCGCGCCCACCCCGAGCACGATCCACAGCACGCTCGGAAGGGCCAGGTGGGTCAGCGCGATGCGGTCGCGCCGGTCGTGCACCAACTGCTGGAACTGCTCGAGGGCCTCTTGCACGTAGACCACCTCGACCGCCGAGGTCGGCTCCACGGCCTCGATGGCGCTCTGCATGGCGGTGATGTTGGCATCCGTCTCCATCGGGATCTCGAGGTGCCGCTGCATCGGCCAGTCCTCGTCGATGACGTTGCGCGTGTACTGCACGATCTGCTCCTGCAGCTCGTCGGCCTGCGGCTCGGGCAACAGCGTGGCGCTGCGGTACAGCGTGGCCAATGACGACGACTCATCGAGCACGACGCCGTCGACCTCGGTGAAGTTGCCGTACGCGGCGGCCGCGATCAGGGCGAGCGTCACGCCGTAGAAGACGCCGTAGGCGCCGACCGCGTAGCTGAGCACGCGGTCCCACTCGTCACCCTGCGGGGCGACTCTGAAGACCCACTTGCGCAGCACCAGCAGGATTCCGCACGAGCCTCCCACCACGAGCAGGATGAACATCGGCAACCCCACAGCCATGGGGAGGTCGTACAGCCACATCGGGCACCCTTTCGCGGGCGGCGTCCCCCGACGCCGTCGACGCACATTATCAATGCGCGTCGACGCGTGCACGCAAGAGTGTGCTTCGGCGGCGAGTCAACCGGTTTGGCCCCCCGCCCCGACGGGACGAAACTGGAGGCATGTCCCACGACAGCTCCTCCTCCGTGTACACGCTGTGGGCGGTCTTCCGCCGCGATCCCGAGAACCCGGTCACCGCCACCGAGGCGACCGAGCTCGCCGACCTCGTCTCGCTCGTCGAGGCCGACGGCGTCACC
This window contains:
- the hemE gene encoding uroporphyrinogen decarboxylase; protein product: MASLDAPLLRALRGDRPERQPVWFMRQAGRSLPEYRELRVGTRMLDACLTPHLAAEITLQPIRRHDVDAAIFFSDIVVPLRLAGVDVVIEPGRGPVFADPVRTADDVARITAIDPAEVASAAEPVREAVRLVTAELDDAVPLIGFAGAPFTLAAYLVEGGPSKEHLRARGMMHADPASWHRLAGWLSKVSRAFLDAQIDGGAQAVQLFDSWAGSLSPATFREFIAPHSHAALEGIDVPRIHFGVGTGAFLDDMRLGGLADAVGVDWRMPLDEAAALVGPDVTLQGNIDPALLGAPWPVLAAHVDDVLARGRAARAHVLNLGHGVPPDTDPEVLTRIVARAHGADA
- a CDS encoding DUF4239 domain-containing protein; this encodes MWLYDLPMAVGLPMFILLVVGGSCGILLVLRKWVFRVAPQGDEWDRVLSYAVGAYGVFYGVTLALIAAAAYGNFTEVDGVVLDESSSLATLYRSATLLPEPQADELQEQIVQYTRNVIDEDWPMQRHLEIPMETDANITAMQSAIEAVEPTSAVEVVYVQEALEQFQQLVHDRRDRIALTHLALPSVLWIVLGVGAVLNAILIGLIEVRNLRVHLLMSGMLALFVALLLYAIAGFDHAYAGPIAVTPEYFQDLLDGLFANEP
- the hemG gene encoding protoporphyrinogen oxidase; translation: MSEPLERLARHAHETHVVVVGGGVSGLVAARECAKVGLRVTVLEASDAVGGVVRSAEVGGVTLDVGAESFATRGGIVRELLDDLGLADDIVSPNPAGAWVVGVPGVGAAPLPKGGVLGIPDNPWAPDVRRVIGWSGAWRAYVDRLRPPLTIGHQHSLGKLVRSRLGARVLDRLVAPVTSGVYSARPDDIDVDLAAPGLNAALTRVGSLTGAVADLRARRSAPRPADAPASDVPVATGPASKTAAPGGAVEGIAGGMSRLVDALVDQLVERGVELRTGVAAERLDPRDGGEWTVATSADDEPLHAHAVIVALPEGAARALLAPVVPGLDLGDPVAPVVEVVTLVVHAPELDRAPRGTGVLTVPGSHIAKALTHSSAKWDWVRDATEPGVHVVRVSFGAQGEEPATSALDGDAAAALALSEAAALLGVELPASTLRAAHRVRYVQSQPAATIGRAAETAAARGAIRAVAGLGATGAWISGTGLAQVIPDARDEADRVRSDALWRH
- a CDS encoding phage holin family protein, coding for MTTPRGFRDRSDDSLFTLVGDIPELVRNLVVAEINGAKAWAQRTAKDAGIGAGWFVGALIVLFWAVPVFFAFVIAGLSSWWPVWLSAIVVFGVMIVITAILALLGYLRFKKLSKRENPGEAIAEDVRIVKEARDEY